A stretch of the Ostrea edulis chromosome 9, xbOstEdul1.1, whole genome shotgun sequence genome encodes the following:
- the LOC125660418 gene encoding general transcription factor IIF subunit 2-like isoform X2: MSVPEKAQETRNVDVAAAGRGVWLVKIPKYLQEKWEKNKAGKTEVGKMRITRSRFPGQKPKVTFTIDEELAKGSPGDMPIPREHNMILTGLGNQNLVVFSQTPVTVKQESSSGSVDVVTSDRVSVEGKVVQRADCQPDRNRSYLNLKRMQLEAKNKPQREVIQITKVVPMYKPVKDHVHNAPSTDKNKVEKRLREDKEKVMDILFNAFEKHQYYNVKDLVSITKQPIMTWWGQEFREKKNIFPQLPFSLILT; this comes from the exons ATGTCAGTACCAGAGAAAGCACAAGAGACTCGAAATGTTGATGTGGCGGCGGCAGGACGAGGCGTGTGGCTTGTCAAG ATTCCAAAGTATTTACAGGAAAAATGGGAAAAGAATAAAGCAGGGAAAACTGAAGTGGGAAAAATGAGAATCACACGTTCCAG ATTTCCTGGTCAGAAACCAAAGGTGACCTTCACAATTGATGAGGAATTAGCAAAAGGCTCTCCAGGAGACATGCCCATCCCACGAGAGCACAACATGATTCTGACAGGGCTGGGCAACCAAAACTTAGTTGTCTTCTCTCAGACACCAGTCACAGTTAAACAAG AATCTAGCTCAGGGTCAGTTGATGTGGTCACTTCAG ACAGGGTCTCGGTGGAGGGGAAGGTCGTACAGCGAGCTGACTGCCAGCCGGACCGGAACCGCAGTTATCTGAATCTCAAACG AATGCAGCTAGAGGCCAAAAACAAACCGCAGCGAGAAGTCATTCAGATTACAAAGGTGGTTCCAATGTATAAACCTGTCAAAGACCATGTACACAAT GCACCCTCAACAGACAAAAATAAAGTTGAAAAGAGGCTGAGGGAGGATAAAGAGAAAGTCATGGACATTTTGTTTAATGCATTTGAGAAACATCAGTATTACAATGTCAAGGACCTTGTCTCCATTACCAAACAGCCAATA